The sequence below is a genomic window from Pseudorca crassidens isolate mPseCra1 chromosome 20, mPseCra1.hap1, whole genome shotgun sequence.
TCAAGAAAGGCTCCTACAGCTCCTACCTGCATTTGTGGCTACCCTCATATTCTTTATGCCACAAGCCACCAATGGGACATCCTCACCACCAGATGACCTCATTACCACATTGACATTTTAGTAAATGAGGAACACTGACACGGTTACAGGGCCACCTAACAGGTTATACATGGTAGCAGCTCTGATTTGATTAAAGTTATTACCATGTACATTTATACCACATAACCAGTGTGCTCCGTTGGGTATGTGCACTTGCTACCCTGGAATGAGATTTATAAACTTTCGTCTTGGctttgcaggggaaaaaaaaaaaaaaaggttttgttaAAGGCCCTCTGCAAAGTCCTTCTCAAGAATATTAAGTATAGTAAGTGGCTTACATGGGCATCAGTGGCAATTCTTCAAATGTCACAGCCACGACCGGGCACCCTTCATGCCTTCATACCTTAGACCTGTGCTGTCCAGGATGGCAGCAGCTAGCCACCTAGCTGGGGTAGGGCCGCTCGACCGAATGCACGCGGAGGTGAGAGGCCAGCGCGTTGGACTGCTTGAAGGCCTTGGTGCACAGCGGGCAGACGAAGGGCCGATCGCCCATATGCACACGCTTGTGCACCCGCAGCCTGTGGCGGTGGGTGAAGCGCTTGCTGCACACCCTGCAGGAGCGCGGCTTGTTCTCACAGTGCTGCCGCCGGTGCAGAAGCAGGGCCGGCCCGGCCGCGAAGGCCTTGCTGCAGTCCCGGCAGGGGAAGGGCCGCGAAGGGGTGTGCAGAGGCTCGTGGCGGTGCAGCTTGTAGGGGGTCTTGAAGCGCTTCGGGCAGGACGGGCAGGGGAAGGGGCGCTCGCCCATGTGGAGGCGGCGGTGCTCCTGGGGAAGAGGACAGCACCGGGAGTGAGGAACAGTGGCTCACCTCTGCAGGACATGCCTCTCCAGGTAGATTCACCCCTACTCCTTGCAGGTCTCTGAGAAAGAGACCAAATGAAGATACACATACCAAttgtctaaaatttttaaaattacaaaccaaactattaaataaaatacGTTCTTCCTCCCCCCTCTGACAAATAGACCTTCACAATGACCCGGAAGGCCAGGTTCAAATTTATATTCTTTGGAACCCTCAGAGTTCCACACTAGAACTTGGTGGCTCAGGAGAGCTGGCGGGGGTTTCCCAGGCCTCGGGGGATATCGCACCCACAGAAGGACAGCCCAGTCCAAGCCTCCCTTCCACCCGTCCAGCCTAGAGGTTGTGCACACAGGTGGGGCAAAGTGCACCCTGGGGATGGTGGATCCAGAGAGCCCTGGAAGCAGCCTTTGGGCCCCTTGGGTAGGGAATCCCAGGCTCTCTTGTCCCCTTGGCCACACAAGAAGGGGCAGCAGGAGAGGGTCACGGCAGCATCCAGTAACAGGAGAGATCCAGGGTAGCTCTGAGAGCTGGGCTGCCTCCAGGCTAACTCCcagcctctcctttcctcccatcaTGGCCCTCAACACACCTcccgcctccccacccctccccagccatgGAAGCCTCCCTTTCCAGTACCTTCTCCTCCAAATCTGACCCCTATCTCCTTCTTACCTTCCTCGAAAACCCATCCCCAATTTCCCATCATCTCATGATCATCCCAGCTGCTACCTCCCTGAGTGCCAAGACCACTTTCTCTAAGCCTCTCCCCTCACATCTTTCCTGGGATTCTTCTACCTTCTAGCTCACCTCCACATACATTTAACCCCTCCCCGCCTCGGCCTCCTGGTCACCCCGCCCACTTTCCCTTCAGGCCCAGCTCTGCTCTCCCTCTTCCGGTGggctctgcctctccccaccGGCTCCCGCTCACCCCCAGTCCAAGGCCCTGTTCAACCTGGTCCCAGAAACCTCCACCCCTCCCTTCATACCTGGCCCTACCTTAGGTCCATTGCCTTGCCCTGCCTTTTCcccgcaggccccgcccctcgcAGCAGGCCCCGCCCACCTCGGGTCCACTGCTCTCCCCTGCCCCTTTCGCGTACCCCAGCCTCTCGTCGGCTCCGCCCCCCTCTCCGCACCTGCAGGTTGCTGGCTCGCTTGAAGCGCTTGCCGCAGGCATCGCAACCGTGCGGCCGCTCGTCGCTGTGCACCGGCCGGTGGCCCTTGCAGTCCGAGTGGCGTTTGAAGGCGGCCGCACACAGGCCGCAGCGAAAGGGCCGCGCCGCCGTGTGCACCACCTCGTGGCTCAGCAGCTCCCACGCGCGCTTGAAGGCCCTCCCGCAGGCCGCGCAGCTGAACTGCCTGGGCCGCGCCAGCCCCTCCCGGCCCTCGGAGCCGCTGCGAAGCGAGCCTGGCTCCTCCTTACCTGAGCGCTCCTCCGCAGAAACGTCGGGAACCAGGCGCGCAGTCGAGTACGTCCCGTGCTCGTCGATGAGCTGCACCAGGGCCGGAGCCTCCGCCTCGTCTCCTCCGCGCGCCTGGAAGAGAAGAATGGGCTTAGTCCTCGGGtcatccccccatcccacccctgcccagACATGACTGTGGATTTGGGGCTGCAGccgcctcatctgtaaaatgggcagataACGGGACCGCCCTCCTGGAGCGGCAATGCGGATTAAATGGGTTAAGATTGAAATTctactccccccctcccccccccccgtcccGTCCCTCCTGGCGCCTTCATTTCAGGAAAAGGcagctccttctttccttccaagtGCTCGGGGCAAAAACCTGACACCCCTTTTTCACACACCTTCATCTAATCTCTCATCAAGCCTGTTGGCTCTAACTTGAAAATACAGGCAGAATCGGGCCACTTCGCACCATCTCCACAGCCAGCACCCTCCTGTGAGCCAAAATCATCTCTCTCCCGGGCTATTGCTGTGGTCTCTTCCCTGGGTTCCCTGCCTCAGCCGTCCACCCCTCAGGTCTGTTCCCCACGCAACCGCCAGAAGGCGCCGGTTAACACCTAAGTCAGCTCAGAGGCCTCCCCTGGTTCCCCTCTAACTCAGGGAAAAGCCCAAGTCCTCACGACCCAGGAGGCCCTGCATGACCCGCCTGTGTCCCCTCCTTGACCTCATCTCTTGCCTTCTCCTCTGGCTCACTAGGCTCTGGCCACACTCAAGGCCTCCTCAATGGACTTGGTGCCTGGAACCCTCTTCCCCTCCACAGACGCACAGTTCCTCCCTCACCTTGGTCAGGTCTTTGGTCCAATGTCACTTTTCCCTGAGGCCTCTCCTTACCACTCTATCTGAAATCGAAACTCATGCTACCCCTCCGATGCTTCCTACCTGCTTCCTGgctttacttttctccatagcacttatcttTGGATGGGAGCCTGGCACTGCCTGTGTCCATCTTTTGCACCCTGTGGGAAGAGTCAACCTGGCAATGAAATATCCATAGAGGAAAACGGtcccaagaaaagagagagacagctTCCTAGATCTAGACAGCACCTAGATCTAGCTTCACCTGAAGCATCCTTTCCTCCACTCTTTGGTTAGGTGAGGCAATCTATTACCTTTCGTTGCTTAAGCAAGTTTGAGTTGGGGTTTTCTGTCatatggtaggctgaataatggcctctACATATATCCTGGTCCTAAACATCTAGAACTTGTGAACGTTGCCTAAATGGTAatagggactttgcagatgtgattaaattcaGAATCttcagatggggagattatcctggattatctgggtgactGTGAATGTAATCATAAGTCtccttataagagggaagcaAAGGGAGATTTGATGCAGAAGAAGAAGGTGATGTGACTACCGAACCAAAATACTAAGCTGCTGGCtgtgaagatggaagaagggatCAGGAGCTAAGGAATGCAGCTCTAGAAgatagaaaaggcaaggaaatggttTCTCCTCTAACGTCTccgagggagcacagccctgctgacacctcgatTGTGGCTCAGTGAAATTCATTTTGAACTTCTGATCTCCAGACTGTAAGTGAATAAATGTCTGTAGTTTTACGTCACCAGATTTGTGGTAATTGGTTTCATGGGAAACCAATACATGCCATTGGCAGCCAAGACCCCACAGAGGGGACACAGCTAAAAAAAAACCACCTTTTATTTGGCGTTTATGCAGCGCCTTCTGGATACTAGGCACCAGACTGAGTGCTCACAATAACCCAGTCTTCTGCAGggagactgaagctcagagaaggtgagtcacttgcccgaggtcacagagCTTGGGAGTGGAAGAGTCAAGATTTGAATCTGGAAAGTAACACTAAAGCAGCCCTTACAAACCCATACTCATCTGTGAATTTGGGGATGGTGTTAGAGATAACCttattagctaatatttatttgataCTTAGAGGGTGtaggcactgttctgagcaaTTTGTGTGTATTAACTCCCTGAACTCACTCTATGAGGTGAGGACTTTTATAATCCCCATCTGACAGAcgacaaaactgaggctcagaagttaAGAAATATCCGGATCAGATCATAGGGCTGGTaagaggcagaggtgggatttgaacccacaatATCATACCCTTGTAATAATGAACCTTCATTGGATAGATGGGgacccatgcattggcaggcggattcttaaccactgcgccaccagggaagccctagagttagGGTTTTTTATGAAGACTAGCTTGAAGGCAAACGTTTCATGAAAGCCTGAGAAGTAAAGGAGGGAAAGGGGATAGGAAATGCCTGGGGTGGGATGGGAATGCCACGTTAAAGGGGATGGCCTGGGGAGGCCCGCTGAGAAGGTGACACTGAAGCAAAGACCTGAAAGAGGTACACGGAGGAGGGAGCGAGGGAGCCCTCATTTTCTCCAATGGCTCTCAAGTTTGAGATCCAGCACAATCATACATCCATCACTGTTCTAGGTACAGAAATAATGAATACATTCATTGTGCTCTGAATCGGACACCATCTCCTGGCATCCCCACAACAGGGAAGGTTTCATTCTCACAGAAgcagaaactaaggctcagagcaGCGTGTCCATGGGCCAAGACACAAAGCCAGGAAGCAATAGATCTGGGAATCAAATTCACAGCTGCCTAAATCTCTATT
It includes:
- the LOC137215042 gene encoding zinc finger protein 383-like: MRSLRSQKKRRAEETRRRLRPWCSSSTSTGRTRLRAWFPTFLRRSAQEHRRLHMGERPFPCPSCPKRFKTPYKLHRHEPLHTPSRPFPCRDCSKAFAAGPALLLHRRQHCENKPRSCRVCSKRFTHRHRLRVHKRVHMGDRPFVCPLCTKAFKQSNALASHLRVHSVERPYPS